A genomic window from Desulfomonilia bacterium includes:
- a CDS encoding endonuclease/exonuclease/phosphatase family protein, with the protein MIKALYIGRVLLNALILIFSFQMFRVFMLTVIWNLSYYLPGPYSLALFALAVFACVMLLPFIVRLAGTRGIIAVSGFGIVIMRMAMQFASEPVYLLILSTAGIVMFMWFFTAWIRSGLDFDRQYPPVMATAFPIAILMDVCSRSLLMSYDLVWRKNTWALMTIAGASLLILILLWLTAVRGKNFGEEGEPGFLRSLLVTGIGPWLYLGMTIYQNPAAAVGHAGISDMQMNIIICIITALGAFSGTFIALRPQKLRFAIAFPLSLILILSTWGIVESKGSVIYLIYAGALAMWMLPGFILAAGPEKKHGIYGTSLGMFLGFIIMLVLIFLHSNSGIFSMTIAASVIISIVAIAASLLQIETVSWKNVKAGLSIAGISCIVAIGALDLMMLKSSSPSTYWVFPGNNIRVLTYNIHQGLDADGVMNLEGIIGEIKKLNPDIVCLQEVNRAQVSNGLVDCLMPVSHALGMPYVFGANSDDGQYGNAILTRYPVRDWDNLKFFNNSTETRGTLHAVIKTRQPNDMGSDLNVFVTHLDHIAGPSNVREKQAREVIEFFSKRPRTIIAGDLNAEPDTAEMKPFYAEELKDALEPFGKKYVKTFWEGYGERAMKLDYIFISKDLVAVDAIIDDSRASDHKPVAIDIRR; encoded by the coding sequence ATGATAAAAGCGCTATATATCGGCCGTGTGCTGCTTAACGCATTGATCCTTATTTTTTCCTTCCAGATGTTCCGCGTATTCATGCTGACGGTTATCTGGAACCTCAGCTATTACCTCCCGGGACCGTACAGCCTGGCGCTCTTTGCCCTGGCAGTCTTCGCCTGTGTCATGCTACTGCCGTTTATTGTGAGATTAGCCGGAACGAGGGGCATTATCGCCGTATCGGGATTCGGTATAGTAATTATGAGAATGGCCATGCAGTTCGCCAGCGAGCCGGTATATCTTCTGATCCTTTCAACAGCCGGGATTGTCATGTTCATGTGGTTTTTCACCGCATGGATACGTTCGGGTCTTGATTTTGACAGGCAATATCCGCCGGTCATGGCAACGGCTTTTCCCATAGCGATACTTATGGATGTATGCAGCCGCTCACTGCTCATGTCATATGACCTTGTCTGGAGGAAAAACACATGGGCCCTTATGACAATAGCAGGCGCATCACTTTTAATCCTGATCCTGCTCTGGCTTACAGCTGTTCGCGGTAAAAACTTCGGTGAAGAAGGTGAACCGGGTTTTCTGCGCTCCCTCCTGGTAACCGGAATAGGCCCCTGGCTTTATCTGGGCATGACCATTTACCAGAACCCGGCGGCTGCTGTCGGGCATGCAGGGATATCAGACATGCAAATGAATATAATCATATGCATTATAACCGCATTAGGCGCATTTTCCGGGACTTTTATCGCGCTTAGGCCGCAGAAATTAAGGTTTGCCATCGCATTCCCACTGTCTCTCATACTCATCCTTTCAACCTGGGGGATAGTCGAGTCAAAAGGTTCGGTGATTTACCTGATTTATGCTGGAGCGCTGGCAATGTGGATGCTGCCGGGGTTTATCCTTGCCGCCGGTCCGGAAAAAAAGCACGGTATATATGGAACCTCACTGGGAATGTTCCTTGGCTTTATCATCATGCTTGTCCTCATTTTCCTTCATTCAAACTCCGGAATATTCAGCATGACGATTGCCGCCTCGGTAATTATCTCAATCGTTGCTATAGCGGCTTCGCTTCTTCAGATCGAGACAGTAAGCTGGAAAAACGTCAAGGCCGGCCTTTCCATAGCTGGAATCTCCTGTATAGTAGCAATCGGTGCCCTTGACCTGATGATGCTCAAATCGAGTTCTCCCTCGACTTACTGGGTCTTCCCCGGCAACAATATACGGGTATTGACATACAACATTCATCAGGGGCTTGACGCCGATGGCGTTATGAATCTTGAAGGAATCATCGGTGAAATTAAGAAGCTGAACCCGGATATAGTCTGCCTGCAGGAGGTAAACAGGGCCCAGGTATCAAACGGGCTTGTTGACTGTCTGATGCCGGTAAGCCATGCCTTGGGAATGCCCTATGTCTTCGGCGCAAACAGTGACGACGGCCAGTACGGGAATGCAATCCTTACAAGGTATCCTGTAAGGGACTGGGACAATCTGAAGTTTTTCAACAACTCGACTGAAACAAGAGGAACTCTGCATGCCGTCATAAAGACAAGGCAGCCGAACGATATGGGCAGTGACCTGAATGTCTTTGTAACCCATCTTGATCATATCGCGGGACCTTCTAATGTGCGTGAAAAGCAGGCACGCGAGGTGATCGAATTCTTCTCGAAAAGGCCAAGGACAATCATTGCAGGCGATCTGAATGCTGAGCCGGACACAGCCGAGATGAAGCCTTTTTATGCAGAAGAGTTGAAGGATGCCCTGGAGCCCTTCGGGAAAAAATATGTGAAAACGTTCTGGGAGGGTTATGGCGAACGGGCAATGAAGCTTGATTATATATTCATATCGAAAGACCTTGTTGCTGTCGATGCCATAATTGACGATTCAAGGGCATCGGACCATAAGCCTGTGGCTATCGATATCAGGAGGTGA
- a CDS encoding class I SAM-dependent methyltransferase: protein MPELFDNWPDDYENWFSTPLGKLIKEFELDLILKMLKPQRGEHILDAGCGTGIFTSDIINKGASITGLDISRPMLKKALRKTGNSFKCVCADMLKLPFKDCTFDKTVTITAIEFIKDAALALSELERVTKPGGAIVAATLNSLSPWAEKRKKDAEKEGGIFMHAIFRSPDELAGLLPFKCITGTAIHFSDNAEPDKAVEIEKKGYAAGLDSGAFAAALWIKQ from the coding sequence ATGCCCGAACTCTTCGACAATTGGCCCGATGATTACGAAAACTGGTTTTCAACACCTCTGGGAAAACTGATCAAAGAGTTCGAGTTAGACCTTATCCTCAAGATGCTCAAACCTCAAAGAGGCGAGCATATTCTCGATGCCGGCTGCGGGACCGGGATATTCACATCTGACATAATCAACAAAGGAGCATCAATCACTGGTCTTGACATATCAAGACCGATGCTGAAAAAGGCCTTGCGCAAAACCGGAAACTCATTCAAATGTGTCTGCGCGGATATGCTGAAACTGCCTTTTAAAGACTGCACCTTCGACAAGACGGTGACGATTACTGCAATCGAATTCATCAAAGACGCAGCCCTTGCCTTAAGCGAACTTGAAAGGGTTACAAAACCTGGAGGGGCCATTGTTGCAGCAACGCTCAACAGCCTTAGCCCGTGGGCTGAAAAAAGAAAGAAAGACGCAGAGAAAGAAGGCGGCATATTCATGCATGCGATTTTCCGCTCGCCCGATGAACTCGCAGGGCTTCTTCCTTTCAAGTGCATTACAGGAACAGCCATACACTTTTCCGATAATGCTGAGCCTGATAAAGCAGTAGAGATCGAAAAAAAAGGATACGCAGCCGGACTCGATTCGGGCGCCTTTGCAGCCGCACTCTGGATAAAGCAGTAG
- a CDS encoding BamA/TamA family outer membrane protein — translation MNLVMTSVLWAAGPYEPEPDKTRSPSKIYSAEDGWFDISGFIDEAYGFAPVLMPITEPAVGYGAAGALAFIDKPKEGDSEAGFGRPNISVLGGLGTENGTWGAFGGDIRQWLDDSLQTQLMLVYASVNLDFYGIGKNGILQAHPLKYNLKPAGGMLNARYRLGSSRVWAGVSYTFAETLVSFDDPPDTPFLPDFERHSRIGGLTPSLTFDSRDNIFTPLSGTYIEGTAGLYSHALGGDSEFQLLSLDAIQYVPLYRTLTLGVRGGATFSFNDVPFYMKPYVELRGAAAMRYQGDEAAEIEAELRWQLWKRFSLVGFAGTGSAWNDFGKFSKSDNIVTGGAGLRYELARKYGLHMGIDLAFGPDDPVIYVQFGSAWLRP, via the coding sequence ATGAATCTGGTTATGACATCCGTGCTCTGGGCCGCAGGCCCGTACGAGCCGGAACCGGATAAAACCAGATCCCCTTCAAAGATATATTCGGCCGAAGACGGCTGGTTCGACATCAGCGGTTTCATCGATGAGGCCTATGGTTTTGCACCTGTCCTGATGCCTATCACTGAGCCTGCTGTCGGTTACGGGGCCGCAGGTGCCCTTGCTTTCATCGACAAGCCAAAAGAGGGCGACTCAGAGGCCGGTTTCGGCAGGCCAAATATCTCTGTCCTGGGCGGGCTGGGCACTGAGAACGGAACATGGGGCGCATTCGGCGGCGACATAAGGCAATGGCTTGACGATAGTCTCCAGACTCAGCTCATGCTGGTCTATGCTTCTGTAAATCTTGATTTCTATGGCATCGGGAAAAACGGCATTCTGCAGGCTCATCCGCTCAAATACAATCTAAAACCTGCAGGCGGAATGCTTAACGCAAGGTATAGACTGGGCAGTTCCCGTGTATGGGCAGGTGTAAGCTATACATTTGCAGAAACGCTTGTGTCATTCGACGACCCTCCCGATACCCCGTTCCTGCCCGATTTTGAGCGACATTCCCGTATAGGTGGGCTGACGCCATCACTCACTTTCGATTCGAGAGACAATATCTTCACACCGTTATCCGGAACATACATAGAGGGAACTGCCGGTCTTTACAGCCATGCCCTGGGCGGTGACAGTGAGTTTCAGCTGCTGAGCCTGGACGCCATTCAGTATGTGCCTCTTTACCGGACACTGACACTGGGTGTGCGGGGCGGTGCGACATTCAGTTTCAACGATGTGCCTTTTTATATGAAGCCTTATGTCGAACTGCGAGGCGCGGCGGCCATGAGATACCAGGGCGATGAAGCCGCGGAAATAGAGGCTGAGCTCAGATGGCAGCTGTGGAAAAGGTTCAGCCTTGTAGGTTTTGCCGGTACCGGTTCCGCATGGAACGACTTCGGTAAATTCAGCAAGAGCGACAATATCGTGACCGGAGGTGCGGGATTGCGCTATGAACTGGCCCGTAAATACGGGCTTCATATGGGCATTGACCTGGCATTCGGGCCGGATGATCCGGTCATCTACGTACAGTTCGGCAGCGCATGGCTGCGTCCTTGA
- the der gene encoding ribosome biogenesis GTPase Der, which produces MLIAIVGRPNVGKSTLFNQLLRDNRAIVGPERGITRDRIYGRWHIDEDHTVDIVDTGGYDSVAEGSIGISMREQTLVAIKDADLILCILDARDGVTRDDYELIEILRNSRCEVIYAANKVDDPNADTGIAQLYELGLDGFIGISAKNRRLDGLIDEIKARLDKSETLLPDERDHIRVSILGRPNVGKSALLNRITGSERSIVSPVAGTTRDYIDTSFEKGGRKYLFIDTAGIRRKSRIDTKLEKVSVMRSIHNVERSHVCLCLMDATEPVTDQDRHLMGIVQDHARACAIVINKADLIDEAGRKTVRNRIDLFMRFAADTPVILLSALTGKNVPGLFPLINNLFDKTSKEIPTPQLNRYLISIVEKHQPPVSKNRRIKFYYITQTGTIPPRFRIVTNRPEDIPEAYSRYLVKALKTECGLDGIPVKIKYASRRKEAE; this is translated from the coding sequence ATGCTGATAGCGATCGTAGGACGGCCCAATGTAGGCAAATCGACACTCTTCAACCAGCTTTTGCGCGATAACCGAGCGATTGTAGGGCCCGAACGCGGGATCACGCGGGACCGTATATACGGCAGATGGCATATCGACGAGGACCACACCGTCGATATCGTCGATACCGGCGGATACGATTCGGTTGCCGAGGGCTCAATAGGCATATCGATGCGCGAACAGACCCTTGTCGCAATAAAAGACGCTGACCTGATATTGTGCATTCTTGATGCCAGGGACGGGGTCACGCGGGATGACTACGAGCTTATCGAGATACTGAGAAACTCCAGATGCGAAGTGATCTATGCAGCTAACAAGGTGGATGATCCCAATGCAGACACTGGCATCGCACAGCTTTACGAGCTTGGACTTGACGGATTCATAGGCATATCGGCAAAGAACAGAAGGCTTGACGGACTCATCGATGAAATAAAAGCCAGACTTGACAAGTCCGAGACGCTTCTTCCCGATGAAAGGGACCATATCCGAGTAAGCATTCTGGGAAGGCCAAATGTAGGCAAGTCGGCGCTCCTGAACCGGATCACCGGCAGCGAGCGGTCAATTGTTTCGCCTGTTGCGGGAACCACAAGGGACTATATCGATACCTCGTTTGAAAAGGGCGGCAGGAAATATCTCTTTATAGATACGGCCGGGATCAGGCGTAAATCCAGGATCGATACCAAGCTTGAAAAAGTGAGCGTCATGCGTTCCATACACAATGTAGAGCGCTCTCATGTATGTCTGTGCCTGATGGATGCAACTGAACCGGTAACGGACCAGGACAGGCATCTGATGGGCATCGTGCAGGATCATGCCAGGGCCTGTGCCATTGTCATAAACAAGGCGGATCTTATTGATGAGGCAGGCAGAAAAACCGTGCGCAACAGGATTGATCTTTTTATGCGTTTTGCCGCCGATACGCCGGTAATCCTTCTTTCTGCGTTGACCGGGAAAAATGTGCCCGGACTTTTTCCATTGATAAATAATCTCTTCGATAAGACATCAAAAGAGATTCCAACTCCCCAATTGAACAGGTATCTTATTTCCATCGTCGAGAAGCATCAGCCGCCCGTATCAAAGAACCGCAGGATAAAGTTCTATTACATAACGCAGACTGGCACTATCCCGCCCAGGTTCAGGATCGTTACGAACAGGCCCGAGGATATTCCTGAAGCATATTCACGCTACCTTGTTAAGGCCCTGAAAACGGAATGCGGCCTTGACGGCATCCCAGTGAAAATTAAATATGCCTCACGCAGGAAAGAGGCTGAATAA
- a CDS encoding PAS domain S-box protein, with protein MSNKILIVEDDSVFRNYLFMVLKGEYDVTVAANPIQALDFLSREIFDLIITDLRMPEMDGREFVEKVHSEIFPGLPVIVVTAFEDDWPEEEGILSHTFTFLRKGGFLPSELKSLVEKAIGKPLATESAPAGLTEIHFRDVLDNLPDAVIVTDKKLKPLYANRRFGTFTGLVIKDMSGSFLNILSSEAKQTLSEALNKLAENWQADLVLEIKCIDSSMVKYNFTLRYMKTQDEDLLIFAGNPAAETVDAEIRDTHERLQGIINELEEARAESKALKADFDRIAADSRGIILWLDGSFGCIYINPDAERILGYKPDELKGSGIPWKRIIHPDDVHIISDILTATGQGIGKLNGEAKAYSRTGLLVYLAWNASMSYRPDGSLAGVDLVAEDITQRVIAKNELLKAGKRLEEARESMQNAPDERCRLIVEGSNNVIFTLDEDSRFLYVNRKGLTALGAVEDDIISRPFQEFISDPISVTRFEAAIIKLSEGQDPGLVNISVDTSHGRSVWGINMWAMGSSQTKIEYAGIARDMTSEVSNYKKLKLLANIEQYSADAIIGYDLERRIISWNRGASMMFGWSEEEILGNYSFTTIVPEERKRESDDLLKEVLEKGYVRDLETIRKTKTGELLNVTLSMTTLRDEVGKAFGFSVIMKDITRQKKMEAALIQSERLAAMGKLSASIAHEINNPLYGIKSCLKHVLNADETKKIDSQFVRLAIKETDRIAELIRNMKTFYQPTDEEVFTTDINEIIREILTFNRKYLEENKVRLELDLAECPYILAVPEQIKQVFINLMTNAAEAMPGGGILRVSTMPGIDAKSVIIRFEDNGVGIAKEDIPKLFDMFYSKKPHVKGVGLGLSISYGIIKRHGGTIDVESDSSKGTSFKIVLPVKPGWERQLKLDLK; from the coding sequence ATGTCAAATAAGATCCTTATCGTAGAAGACGATTCTGTTTTCAGGAACTACCTCTTTATGGTGCTTAAGGGTGAGTATGACGTCACGGTTGCCGCAAATCCGATCCAGGCGCTTGATTTTCTGTCCCGCGAAATATTCGACCTTATCATAACCGACCTCAGAATGCCTGAAATGGACGGGCGTGAATTCGTGGAAAAGGTCCACTCGGAGATATTTCCCGGTCTTCCCGTGATTGTGGTAACTGCATTCGAAGACGACTGGCCTGAAGAGGAAGGCATATTGAGCCATACTTTCACGTTTCTTAGAAAAGGCGGATTTCTCCCGAGCGAACTCAAGTCTCTTGTAGAAAAGGCCATTGGCAAGCCTTTGGCGACCGAATCAGCACCGGCGGGTCTGACCGAGATACATTTCAGGGACGTTCTGGATAATCTCCCCGACGCGGTTATCGTAACTGACAAGAAATTAAAGCCGCTTTATGCGAACAGACGCTTCGGAACGTTCACCGGCCTAGTCATAAAGGACATGTCAGGCTCATTCCTCAATATTCTCAGCAGTGAAGCGAAACAGACGCTCTCGGAGGCTTTGAACAAATTAGCGGAAAACTGGCAGGCGGACCTGGTCCTTGAAATAAAATGCATCGACAGCAGTATGGTGAAGTATAATTTTACACTGAGATACATGAAAACCCAGGATGAGGATTTGCTGATATTTGCAGGCAATCCGGCTGCAGAGACTGTTGATGCTGAAATCAGAGATACCCATGAAAGGCTCCAGGGAATAATTAATGAGCTAGAAGAAGCCAGGGCGGAAAGCAAAGCCCTCAAGGCCGATTTCGACAGGATAGCCGCGGATTCCAGGGGAATTATACTATGGCTTGACGGTTCATTCGGCTGTATTTATATCAATCCTGATGCGGAGCGCATCCTTGGATATAAGCCTGATGAGCTCAAAGGCTCCGGGATACCCTGGAAAAGAATAATCCATCCGGATGATGTTCACATTATTTCTGACATACTTACAGCAACCGGGCAGGGGATAGGAAAACTTAACGGGGAGGCAAAGGCGTACAGCAGAACAGGCCTTCTCGTATATCTGGCGTGGAATGCTTCGATGAGCTACAGGCCTGACGGGTCCCTTGCAGGAGTCGATTTAGTTGCCGAGGATATAACCCAGAGGGTCATTGCGAAGAATGAACTGCTAAAAGCCGGCAAACGGCTTGAAGAAGCCCGCGAATCAATGCAGAACGCACCCGATGAAAGATGCAGGCTTATTGTCGAGGGTTCAAACAATGTAATATTCACTCTCGATGAGGATTCGAGGTTTCTTTATGTTAACAGGAAAGGCCTTACTGCACTTGGAGCCGTCGAAGATGACATAATATCCAGGCCTTTTCAGGAATTCATATCCGATCCCATATCAGTGACGCGCTTCGAGGCTGCAATAATCAAACTCAGTGAAGGCCAGGATCCGGGTCTTGTGAACATATCTGTAGACACAAGCCACGGCAGGAGTGTCTGGGGCATAAACATGTGGGCAATGGGATCTTCACAGACAAAGATTGAGTATGCGGGAATTGCCAGGGATATGACGAGCGAGGTATCGAATTATAAAAAACTCAAACTTCTGGCAAACATCGAGCAGTACAGTGCGGATGCAATAATAGGCTATGACCTTGAAAGGCGCATCATATCATGGAATCGCGGCGCATCGATGATGTTCGGTTGGTCCGAGGAAGAAATACTCGGAAACTATTCATTTACGACAATTGTCCCGGAGGAAAGGAAAAGGGAATCCGATGATCTCTTGAAAGAGGTCCTTGAAAAAGGATATGTCAGGGATCTTGAGACTATACGGAAGACAAAAACCGGCGAATTGCTTAACGTAACCCTTTCGATGACAACGTTGAGGGATGAGGTGGGCAAGGCATTCGGTTTTTCCGTTATCATGAAGGACATCACCAGGCAGAAGAAGATGGAGGCTGCACTGATCCAGTCTGAAAGGCTTGCCGCCATGGGTAAGCTTTCCGCCAGCATCGCGCATGAGATCAACAATCCTCTTTACGGCATAAAGAGCTGTCTTAAGCACGTCCTTAATGCTGATGAAACAAAAAAGATCGATTCGCAGTTTGTCAGGCTTGCGATCAAGGAAACAGACAGGATTGCCGAACTCATAAGGAATATGAAGACTTTTTACCAGCCTACCGATGAAGAGGTCTTCACGACGGACATAAACGAAATAATAAGGGAGATATTGACATTCAACAGGAAATATCTTGAGGAAAACAAGGTCAGGCTTGAGCTTGATCTTGCTGAATGCCCATATATCCTTGCAGTACCGGAGCAGATCAAGCAGGTTTTTATAAATCTCATGACCAATGCGGCCGAGGCAATGCCCGGGGGCGGAATTCTGAGAGTTTCAACCATGCCGGGAATTGACGCAAAGTCGGTAATCATAAGATTCGAGGACAACGGAGTAGGAATTGCAAAGGAGGATATCCCGAAGCTTTTCGATATGTTCTATTCAAAAAAGCCTCATGTGAAGGGAGTCGGTCTCGGTCTTTCGATAAGCTACGGTATTATCAAGAGACACGGGGGAACGATCGATGTAGAGAGCGATTCTTCAAAGGGTACAAGTTTTAAAATCGTCCTGCCGGTTAAACCCGGATGGGAAAGGCAGCTGAAGCTTGATCTCAAATAA
- the era gene encoding GTPase Era: MSNNGGEVFRSGFVAIIGRPNVGKSTFLNRILEEKISIITPKPQTTRDRILGIYTRDDRQMIFLDTPGIHMSDKELNRCMIDKALSALFDADLALVMAEPSDTAESLAPVFEHIKDFRKKALFALNKSDLLSEEMAEKKIEWLSSGCDFFHRQAISCITGAGMDALMGEIFEALPEGPPFFPDDILTDSTERFLCAELVREKVFLLTQKEIPYSTAVEIEQFKEGDIIRISAVIHVERPSQKAIVIGRGGSMLKRIGTEARIDMERLLGQKVFLELFVRVTEDWTKNPRELKRLGYK, from the coding sequence ATCTCAAATAACGGTGGCGAAGTGTTCAGGTCGGGCTTTGTCGCCATAATAGGCAGGCCCAATGTCGGAAAGTCAACTTTCCTGAACAGGATCCTCGAAGAAAAGATATCCATAATAACGCCCAAACCTCAGACTACCCGGGACAGGATACTGGGTATCTATACAAGAGATGACCGCCAGATGATCTTTCTCGATACGCCCGGCATCCATATGTCGGATAAGGAGCTTAACAGGTGCATGATCGACAAGGCCCTCTCCGCGCTTTTCGATGCCGATCTGGCACTGGTAATGGCCGAACCCTCCGATACGGCGGAGTCTCTCGCGCCTGTTTTCGAGCATATAAAGGACTTTCGGAAGAAGGCCCTTTTCGCACTTAACAAATCCGACCTTCTGAGCGAGGAAATGGCGGAAAAAAAAATTGAATGGCTCAGTTCAGGCTGTGATTTTTTCCATAGGCAGGCGATATCATGTATTACCGGCGCCGGAATGGATGCTCTGATGGGTGAGATATTTGAAGCCCTTCCCGAAGGGCCGCCGTTCTTCCCGGATGATATTCTGACCGATTCAACAGAGCGGTTCCTGTGCGCCGAACTGGTCAGGGAGAAGGTGTTTCTGCTGACGCAGAAGGAGATACCGTATTCAACCGCGGTCGAGATAGAACAGTTCAAGGAAGGCGATATTATAAGGATATCAGCCGTGATTCATGTGGAACGTCCTTCACAGAAGGCTATCGTGATCGGCAGAGGCGGATCAATGCTTAAAAGAATAGGGACCGAGGCGAGGATCGATATGGAGCGCCTTCTGGGACAGAAGGTTTTCCTCGAACTGTTTGTAAGAGTTACCGAAGACTGGACGAAAAATCCGCGTGAGCTGAAAAGGCTCGGGTATAAATAA
- a CDS encoding (Fe-S)-binding protein, giving the protein MSAKSGFRFFREDLCDRCGICLEHCPVLELSESEAKKEISKLIDGDTDSSLVLQHCVTCNACAFVCPQNADPYGLILEHHNKTGRACGLPHMARFIFPNEPENMWTSTRVLMKDDELSLVRSWEKNLKNPRKEILLTGFYNNLLPYIARTSLLDELKPAIAGSDCMFGIGEDAYRIGFFEEAERLGRLAKEKFEGMGIEKMYCFMVVEASMFTDVLPRKFGINFNFEVELLDNWILERLKSGKIQVKNRLKRTVTVHDNCCGRYVDGKLPDVTREILEHTGATIVEMRHTRENALCCGWAGTVPTLFGPDSGNPLHTLLNLLHSLYLRLQEAEATGADILVVPCPGCCAFLSLIKVLTNSRLDIYLPIELVQMAAGETPVHRHDERAWDILAVTTNLLLKWPFSSKRFFPRPVDIEKPLPEANRSDRIRIKLFAMLYHSILVQNRFTRSLIASAVKTLIKKYRAYLETKKNLKSVPM; this is encoded by the coding sequence ATGAGTGCAAAATCCGGTTTCCGTTTTTTTCGTGAAGATTTGTGCGACCGCTGCGGGATATGCCTTGAGCATTGTCCTGTGCTCGAACTTTCCGAGAGCGAGGCTAAAAAGGAAATAAGCAAACTTATTGATGGTGATACAGATTCGTCCCTGGTTCTTCAGCATTGCGTCACATGCAACGCCTGCGCATTTGTCTGCCCTCAGAATGCCGATCCCTACGGGCTTATTCTGGAGCACCATAACAAAACAGGCAGGGCATGCGGCCTCCCACACATGGCAAGGTTTATTTTCCCCAACGAGCCCGAGAACATGTGGACATCCACCAGGGTGCTGATGAAGGATGACGAGCTGTCGCTTGTGCGTTCATGGGAGAAAAACCTTAAGAACCCGAGAAAGGAGATACTCCTTACAGGCTTTTATAATAATCTCCTGCCGTATATCGCCCGGACTTCACTCCTGGACGAACTCAAGCCAGCAATCGCCGGCAGTGACTGCATGTTCGGAATAGGCGAAGACGCCTACAGGATCGGTTTTTTCGAGGAGGCAGAGCGCCTGGGCAGGCTTGCCAAAGAAAAGTTCGAGGGCATGGGCATCGAGAAGATGTACTGTTTCATGGTAGTCGAAGCCTCGATGTTCACCGATGTCCTTCCCAGGAAATTCGGCATAAATTTCAATTTTGAAGTCGAACTTCTTGACAACTGGATTCTTGAGAGACTGAAGAGCGGGAAGATACAGGTAAAAAACAGATTGAAGAGGACGGTCACAGTCCACGACAACTGCTGCGGCAGATATGTGGATGGAAAACTTCCTGATGTCACCCGTGAAATACTCGAGCACACGGGCGCAACAATCGTGGAAATGAGGCATACAAGAGAAAATGCCCTGTGCTGCGGCTGGGCCGGAACCGTCCCGACACTTTTCGGGCCTGATTCCGGAAATCCTCTGCATACACTTCTCAACCTTCTGCACAGCCTTTATCTCAGGCTGCAGGAGGCAGAGGCGACAGGCGCGGATATCCTTGTCGTTCCGTGTCCGGGCTGCTGCGCATTCCTCTCGCTAATCAAAGTGCTCACAAACAGCAGACTCGACATATATCTTCCCATCGAACTTGTTCAGATGGCGGCCGGAGAAACACCGGTTCACAGGCACGATGAACGGGCATGGGATATCCTGGCCGTCACCACAAATCTCCTTCTCAAATGGCCCTTTTCTTCAAAGCGATTTTTTCCCAGACCCGTTGACATAGAGAAACCTCTTCCTGAAGCAAACCGGAGCGACCGGATACGGATAAAGCTGTTTGCCATGCTATATCATAGCATTCTGGTGCAGAACCGCTTCACAAGGAGTCTCATTGCGTCAGCAGTCAAAACGCTGATCAAGAAATACAGAGCTTACCTCGAAACAAAAAAGAACCTGAAGTCAGTTCCGATGTAG
- a CDS encoding HAD-IB family hydrolase, with the protein MPGKKAAFFDFDKTLLDCESSKLLIDCMKKNRRHFFSEKRVSAVYIMKLIFFNELYKRHIYSDEKMALLLISFFKGRRLSTYEEIAPGFYRDYIKPHLSPNIMERVQWHRNEGDLLVLISAGLRYILDIVKTELGFDRLLCTDLETGPDGILTGRASGMLCINENKKILCEKLAREEGIDLKASSAYGNHQSDIPMLNTVGHAFVVEPTGPLLKVAREKGWPVLNFR; encoded by the coding sequence ATGCCGGGGAAAAAGGCCGCATTCTTCGATTTCGACAAGACTCTTCTGGACTGCGAATCATCAAAGCTGCTGATCGACTGTATGAAAAAGAACAGGAGGCATTTTTTCTCCGAGAAGAGGGTTTCCGCTGTTTATATCATGAAACTCATTTTTTTTAACGAGCTTTACAAGCGGCATATCTATTCGGACGAGAAGATGGCCCTCCTGCTGATAAGCTTTTTCAAGGGCAGGAGGTTGTCCACTTACGAGGAGATAGCCCCGGGGTTTTACCGTGATTATATAAAGCCGCACCTCTCGCCAAATATTATGGAGAGGGTTCAATGGCACAGGAATGAGGGAGACCTTCTGGTGCTCATTTCAGCCGGGCTCAGATATATACTGGACATAGTGAAAACAGAACTCGGATTTGACCGGCTTTTATGCACCGACCTTGAAACGGGACCCGACGGCATCCTTACAGGAAGGGCTTCAGGGATGCTGTGCATAAATGAAAACAAGAAAATTCTATGCGAAAAGCTTGCAAGAGAAGAGGGCATAGATCTCAAAGCGTCAAGCGCCTATGGAAACCACCAGTCTGACATTCCGATGCTCAATACCGTTGGTCATGCATTTGTCGTGGAGCCTACCGGGCCACTGCTCAAGGTTGCGCGTGAAAAAGGCTGGCCTGTGCTGAACTTCAGATAA